The Arachis ipaensis cultivar K30076 chromosome B03, Araip1.1, whole genome shotgun sequence region ACTATACTAGTACTGTTAAGATGGCACTTTATTCAAAAATAAACGAAGATTCACATTTTTTAATATAAGGGACGTGGTTAATCATTTACAAATAATTGATAcgtattttgaattttgaaaattaaattgaacatTTACTCAAAATGAAAGTATAAAATAAAATGccaaatttatttataataaagAACAATAATCCtagtgaacaatatgaacaatgggGTTACAAATGTAAATTACTCATAAATTTAATtaatgatataattaatttaattatactaataaccatttttcaaaatttaaaaggatAAGTCAAAATAGATTTAATTATACTAATAACCAATTAATTATACCAACCTAGGAACTAGCACACGTTTCTTATCCTAACCATATCCCCTATCTCTTGGTTCCCAGCCCACCCATGCAGCCCTCCCTCCCTGTTCCAACGTCCGGCAGCCCCCCAAGTGGAGAAAATTTTTTTTCACTACACCGGTCAACCCGTGCACTGTGCAGCCCGGCGTAGGTCACCGTGATCACGCCCTGTGCAGCCCCTGCAGCCTAAGGCCTCCACCATTGCAGTTCCTGCAGCCCAAGGTCTCCACCTATCACAACCATTTTAATGGAGCACAATTTCGTTGAACCGAGTTGTCTCGTGCCAGTTTCTTTTACCGGTGATTTGTTCGACGGAGAAAGTGAACAGTTGGACAAGGTAAACAATATATCTTGTTTCTTTTAGACGTATGTTTATTTTCATATAAATTAGATAGTTATTAAAAGCTCAACATTCTTAATCCATtatgatattttgttacaaacggAACAATTTGGATGGTGTTCTTGTTCATTCATGTGGTTATTAGTTAAAGTGTAATATATAAGTGGATGATCCGGTGAAAGGATTAGTTTGAATTTTTTCTACCTAAAAAGAGAAAACAGTTACAATTTTAGAATGGTGGAATGTTATAATTCAATGTACTAGTTAGTTGTTACTACTTACTAGTTACAGATTGGGTTCTTGCTAAGTTTTTATAACTAGTTTCAATGAACCATGTGAAAAGTTCTAAAGAAGATGAAgttagaaatttatttactgGATATGATGAAGTGTTACAATACCTCTTTAATAGGTCACCCTGACATGTTTTGAATATATGTATAGTGTTAAATATGAAAATTTTGCACATAGTTGCGACTAAAATTGTTACAATCCTCATCTGTATGCTATCAAACCATGCATGCACTAACAAGTTTGgataaatatggaagaaaattATAGGAGCTAATAACGAGACTGTTTACATGGTAGTAGAAGACTCTATTTTAGTTTGTGTAGTGATACTTGATATGTGGTGGATTTATGCATTCTGTATATAAATAGGGAATAGTTAACACAATACTAACTCATTAGGTGCCACTTTAGATTAATTCAtgcatattaataaattttaatatcatATTTTTGGATAtagtattaataaattctatttAGTTGATATTTTATTATAGCATCTACTTACGTTGTGTATGTTTGATTGTAGGCTATAGAATGTACGAAAATTACTGAGTTGGAATGTAATGACACGGAACTTGTTGATGAGGTTCGGAttctattttattattgttttttcgTTAACCGCATGTTTGAATAGACCATTTATCATCGTGTGGCTGAAATGATGTCTATTTTGAACTGATTTGCAGTTACTAGACCATAGTTGCCTTGCTGACAATGAAATACCAAGAGTTGGGATGCGGTTTGAGCATTTGAAGTTGGCCCAGGATTTTTATGCGACCTATGCAAAAAAAAAGTTGGTTTCATAAGTAAGATAAGGGCCACAAATTTTGACAGGATGACAAAGCAACCGATCAACCAATCTATCCATTGCAATCGGGAGGATTTCCGGGCGTCTCGTATCAAGGCACCCATACGGAAGAACACAATGGCAGGTGTGGGATGCAGAGCAAGAATATATGCAAAGTTCGATAGGGAAAAGCATGATTGGGTCTTGTTGAAGGTTGAACTAAATCACTTGCACCCGTGTTCAACTAGGAAGGCGGTGCACTACCACGAGAACAGGGAGTTAACAATGCATGCGAAGTGTATCATTGAGGTTAATGATGAGGCAGGCATTCGACCCAACAAGACCTTTCTAGCATTAGCCAATGAAGTTGGTGGGCCTTCGAACTTGGGCTTCTCAGAGAAGGACGTCAGGAATTACATTTCATCAAGACTCCGATCCACAAATGTAAACGCAGATGTCAAGGAGATGCTGAATTACTTCATGCAAATGAAGGAGTTGAATCCGAACTACTTTTACGCAGTGAATATAAATGAGGATAACAAGTTTACGAGTGCAGTTTGGGTGGATGCAAGGTGTAGGGCATCTTATGAATACTATGGAGAGGTGGTCTCATTTGATACTACATACAGCACGAACCGGTAAAATGTATTTAAGTTCTcattgtttaattattttattattttttattagtttcatGTTTCTAAATATAGTTGTTCGTCCTTTAGGCATGGATTTCCATTCGCTGCTTTCATTGGTGTGAACCACCATGGTAAATCTACTTTGCTAGGCTGCGCTCTGCTAGGCAGTGAGGAGATCCCGAGTTTTGAGTGGGTGTTCACACAATGGCTGAAGTGCATGGGAATGGCACCGAAGGGCATCATCACAGACCAATGCAAGTCTATGTTTGGTGCAATTAAGAAGGTCCTGCCCAATACACGACACCAGTGGTGCATATGGCATATAACACAAAAGATACACAACAAGCTTGGAGGTTATTCTAGGTTCAAAGAGTTGAATGCTGAGTTGAAACACATTATATGGAACTCTAAGTCGGTTGAGGATTTCGAGGATCATTAGGCTGAGTTCATTGATGAGTTCAACTTACATCACAACAGATGGCTATCAGGTTTGTGTCTTTTTAGGAAAATCATGTGCCGGAAGTGCTTAGATGTTGTTGTGTTCTTGTATTATGTTCTGGAAAAACGTTCTTATGCATGGTTTTGTTTTTTGGTGGGTTTGTTTCTTTTTTAGATCTATTTAAGGACCGACACATGTGGGTGCCTATCTTTTTCAAGGGTCAATTCTGGGCTTCCATGAAGAGTACGCAGAGGAGTGAGGGTATGCACTCATTCTTTGGTGGATACTTAAATTGTAAGACTAGTTTGGTCCAGTTCGTCCACGAGTTCGACAATGTCCTAGGAACGAAAGAGCAGAAGGAACTGGAGGACGATGCTGCAGACTCGAGAGGTCTAATCCCATGTTCAACTAGATCAGCTATCGAGAGACGATTTCAAAAAGAGTATACCAACGAGATGTTTAGGGATGTCCAAACCGAGTTTGGCAAGAAGGCTGATTGCACTATTCGTGCCGTGGATGAACAGGGCAACTCCGCTAGGGTAAAAGTGGAAGAGAAAATACTAGTCTATGAGACGACTCGATATGTTACGTTTGACGTCCATTTTGATCGTTTGACACACGAGGTTCGATGTGATTGTAACTTGTTCGAGAGTGCAGGTATATTATGTTGCCACTGTCTTGTAGTACTTTCATCTTACAAAGTTAACGAGGTACCTTCCTGCTATGTTTTACCTCGttggagcaagaacataaagCGCAAGCACACCTACATTAAGAGTAGCCACGACGTTAGACGTTCAAATGAAAGTCACAACATATTCAGAGAGTTGTGTGCACATTTCTACAATGTTGCACAGGAATTTGTGGACTGTGATGACGAGGCAGACATGCTGCATAATGTTCTGGAGGATGCAAGGGCCAAGCTAGAAGATTACCATGGCAAGATGCGAAATAACACGGTCACTACTGCACATAATAGCATCATCACAGGCCCTTCGACTGTTTTCGGCACAGAAGACATTCAGGCCCCATCAAAAGTAACCACTAAAGGTTGTCCAAAAGGCAAAAGGCTAGGATATGAGTTGGATAAATCAATCAGAAAATCCATGCAGAGAAAGCGGAAGAGTGTACGCAAGGTATGTATAGGATTTAAAGTTAAACTTCACTTTTACAACGGTTTTTATTACGTCGATAGTGGGTTGGTTTTGATTGAGCTTGTTTGTTTCAGAATAATCGTGTAGAATCTGCTGCAAATCAAGCTTCGGAGGCTTCCGCTCAGCAGATTGCTAAGCAATGACTTGGTGGATTCATGTCGCTCTTAAACTCCTTTGACAATACCTAGATTGTTTACGATACTGCATCCATTATGTTATATTAGAGGTCCCTTTTGTTAGGGCATACAACTCAATATGTATGTTTCATGGTCATTTTCTCTGTTTAGGTTTTCTATGATAAGAAAATTATGAAATTTGTATTTTCATGACATTATCTTGATGCTACTCACGTATCTGGCCTGTTTATACTTTTCTGGATGTCGATTGACTGGTTGTAGAATACTGTCTACATAAATACATGTCGTATAATCTGTATTTTAACCATTTAATAAATTTGGGATGTTGTGTGCTTTTAACTTCGAGTGGCATATGTAGGATGTTCGCTTTACTACGGTTATTGATTGTTATTTTTCTGGTGTTTGGATGGTTACTTCTTATCGGATTAGCTATTTGTTTTTGATGATTTAAATGTCATATAGTATGGATGTTCGATTCCTTAGGCTTGTGCAtggttatttttttatatatacgaGTGTCTTAGTAACCAAGATAAATAAAGCGGATGTTCGGTTTAGTAGGTTTGCAGATGATTATTTCTATTTGTTTCTGGATGGTTATTTAGCATGTATCACGAAAGGAATGTTATTAATCACGAGTTATAATATGGATGTTCACCTCAATATATTACTGGATGGTTACTTTTAATGTGGAATCCGAATGGCTAGTGATTAGTTACAGGATTTATAATGTGGATGTTCGCGTTATTAGGTGAGTGGATGGTTACTTTTAATGTGGATACAAAATTGCATGTTATTACTTACAATAGTTATAATATGGATGTTCACTGGCTCAGGTTCATGGATGGTTATTTCTAATTGTGCCAGTATGATTTTTGCCTGTGGATTGCGAATTGTTTTTTTTTAGTGTGTATTAGGAATGGTGTCTTAGTATTATATCGTGGATGGTCGGCTTAGTAGGATAGAGTATGGTTATTTCTATAGGTTTCGAGTGTTTATTTATGAAACTTAAAGAGTTGTCTGTTATTAGGTACAACTAGTACAAGGAAGATGTTTGATTTATTACTTGGGTGGATGGTTATTTCAGTTTTAAGTTTTGATTCACCTTGTGCGTGGATGGATCCGCTTAATACCTTTGTTGTTCCTTACTCTTAGCTTTTAAGAATCGTTAACTACATGCAACAAAACCAAATGTATTGCAACAGAAATAAACCATATAAATGAATTTTGCCATGATAATGTAGCAACTCTGTTGTAATAAAACTCCAACCCATGGACACAAAAAGAAGCTAAGAAGATTTGAGCGTATTGTTTGAAAACTAAGTACAACTATCGCATTCTCCTTTTCCGGGTCTTCCTCACAGGTAATTCTCCCACTCTTTTCATCAATGTCCTTGTGCTTGGTGCTGTGAAGGGTGATTTAACGAcctttttcttgtttctttgaCGGTTGCGGCGAACACGTCCGTCTTTCTGCTCTAACAAAGATCGCACCAGTTGGATTGATCCATTATGGGCTCCCATAACAATATCTAACATCAGCTCAAATCTCATTGACAGAAGCATTTCCTATGTAGTTTTTAAAAATACAAGCATGTTGTTTAATGTTTCAAATTAACATGAGATGGTAATAACAACCAAAACATAGACCGACATGTTAACTTACATCATTCCATTCGTCTATGTTACAATCTTCATTCCATGTCTCCATGAATTTGATGGCATAGATACCGCAGTCCCAACTAGATAATCAAGTAAAACCGATGCCGTCAATAAAATGGTTATGCTAAACCCACTAACGAAATGATCATTTATTGGGTTTGTTAGTTTGAACGCTCTTACCCGTTTGGTTGCATGGGGACTTTGGCATACGCACACACTGGACTGTTTGGACTCCGGTCATACATCGGGATGGCCACCCTAGCCATGTCTTCAATTAGCCGTCCCTGAAAATCACTCAGCAATCTCTCTTTAGCATATGTTTTAAGTGGTTCATGTATTCATTAATAAAGCTTAAACAAGTGTTTGATCTTACCGCATATGAATCTAGTTTCTTCCTTTCATCGTCGGGTGCCTCATCATGAAGACTATCGATTACCACAATCCTTTTCCTTGCCACTTCAAATGCATACAGCCACCAGTGTCCTTTTGAATACATCGGAATAAACCACTGTCACAAAAATTCACGCGTCACAACATAGTCAAACATTAAACGTATTGTGTACCATCAAGCACAAATAGATCAAATTCCGCACAAGTGAAACAATCATCTCAATCTACGGGCACCAATAGGCGATACATCCCCCGTCTTAATTATGATGGATTCTATTCAACAAGAACTACTCAACAGgtcgatcaagaaaaaacatcaaGAATTGTGTTACATATGCAACAAACACCTAGCAAACTATGCATACTAATTAACACGGACAACTACATTCTCGTCTAAATATGCTATGTCATGCAACATGTAAAATACATCAATGTCTCACCCATTTTCTTTTTGCTGCATCCACTTTGTTAAAGAATCTGGAATCCTCTCCAAAGTTTGGACCCAAGCCCTCATACACCGCAACTGGCCCGTTATGGAAAGATTTGAGGTTGTGTGGTTGCATGACTGTTTCCTGTTGTAGGAGGATTAGTCAGTTATAAAGTGCCTACAATAAGTTgtgaaaatattatattattcatACCAATATGCTCGGACAGACACAGTAGAAATCGCGTTTGAATCTCTCGGACTGTGCATCATTGAATGCGTAACACATCCATTGAATGATCTGCGGTGCAAAATTTAAAACCATGATATAAAGTGTACGAAGAATGTAACAAGTGAAGCTAAAACATCAAGATTAAGCACTTACGTTGTTGTTAACCCAACCGCGTGCTTTCAATGTTAATAGATCCTTCCTCAACAGCCGAAGATATGGCCTACCATCGTAGGTTGCCAACAGCTCATCTTCGTTGAGGGAAGAGTTCAGAATCCAATCTCGGACCGTGTCTTCCTTCTCCTCTCCTAGCTTAACATCCTTAAGACTTGGATGTACTGCTGTGATGGGGGGTGTGATCGGTGGCTTCTCAAGTTGTGTCAAACCCAGTGAAAAGCTAGGCCTTCCGGGACTCGGGGTCTGGCACTGTGACTTATTCGGCATCACGGTCTGTAGGGGTT contains the following coding sequences:
- the LOC107632951 gene encoding protein FAR1-RELATED SEQUENCE 5-like, whose protein sequence is MEHNFVEPSCLVPVSFTGDLFDGESEQLDKAIECTKITELECNDTELVDELLDHSCLADNEIPRVGMRMTKQPINQSIHCNREDFRASRIKAPIRKNTMAGVGCRARIYAKFDREKHDWVLLKVELNHLHPCSTRKAVHYHENRELTMHAKCIIEVNDEAGIRPNKTFLALANEVGGPSNLGFSEKDVRNYISSRLRSTNVNADVKEMLNYFMQMKELNPNYFYAVNINEDNKFTSAVWVDARCRASYEYYGEVVSFDTTYSTNRHGFPFAAFIGVNHHGKSTLLGCALLGSEEIPSFEWVFTQWLKCMGMAPKGIITDQCKSMFGAIKKVLPNTRHQWCIWHITQKIHNKLGGYSRFKELNAELKHIIWNSKSVEDFEDH
- the LOC107632952 gene encoding protein FAR1-RELATED SEQUENCE 6-like, which produces MWVPIFFKGQFWASMKSTQRSEGMHSFFGGYLNCKTSLVQFVHEFDNVLGTKEQKELEDDAADSRGLIPCSTRSAIERRFQKEYTNEMFRDVQTEFGKKADCTIRAVDEQGNSARVKVEEKILVYETTRYVTFDVHFDRLTHEVRCDCNLFESAGILCCHCLVVLSSYKVNEVPSCYVLPRWSKNIKRKHTYIKSSHDVRRSNESHNIFRELCAHFYNVAQEFVDCDDEADMLHNVLEDARAKLEDYHGKMRNNTVTTAHNSIITGPSTVFGTEDIQAPSKVTTKGCPKGKRLGYELDKSIRKSMQRKRKSVRKNNRVESAANQASEASAQQIAKQ